The stretch of DNA ACCAGTGATGAAACACTCTCTCCAAACACACAAGCAGCAATGGATATTTCACTTAACGCTGCACGTCGCATCCAAATCACATTCTTACAGACACCGCGAAAAATCGAAATCGGCCCACGAATAACAATATCCTATTTAACTTGGAGGCCACGGAAATGAAGAGAAACACAGTAATCCATCTCGAACTTCCTTCAGAGAAGTTGTTGAAAGTCTTGTTGAAGGCTCTGCTGCCTGAGACAAAAAAACCAACAACATCTAGGTCGAAAGTCTCTGTTGAAGGCGAAGGCAAGAAACTTACTATACGAATCGAGGCTAAAGACACTTCAGCCCTCAGAGCAACACTAAATTCCTACCTTCGATGGGTTGCCCTCGTGAAAGATACATATGAGGTGGCTGTCAGTCTTGAAAAGACAAGCCATCTGTGAAAACACTTAATTAACACGAGACTATATTGCTGAAAAAAGAGCTACACACAACGTTTTGAGGAATAAAAATGAGCGACATATCACAGCTTCCACCTAAAGTTCAAGAACGGCTACTTCAACTACAACAGCTTCAACGCAACCTTCAAACGATCTTAGCCCAGAAACAGCAGGTGGAATTAGAATTAACCGAGACAGGACAAGCTTTAACAGAATTAGGAAACCTAACTAAAAATGCTGTAATCTACAAGTCTATCGGTTCACTTCTCGTAAAATCTCGGAAAAACAAGGTTGAAGCAGAACTAAAAGAACGCAAAGAACTTCTCGACACACGTACAGAAGTGCTAGGTAAACAAGCAGAGAGGCTACGCAATCAACTCAACCAATTACAAGCAAAGCTTAAACGTGACCTAAGCTCTGGTCCCTCAAGCCCCATAATACCTTAGCTTTCCGGTGAAATTGTTGGAAAGGATAGGCATACCAGAGCTTACAGAAGACCAAATGCAGACATTATCAGAAATTGCGGAAAAAGCTGCCAGAGATTATGTTCTATCGAAGGTTCCTCAACGAAAAATCTCGGCGCTGGGCATCACTGTCGAAACCGTTGGCTCCAAACCTGTCACAGTCTCAGTTGACGTTGATCTCGTTTTGTCTCCTTTAATGAAACCATATAATGTGGAAAAACTTGCTAATGAAGCTACAGAAAAGGCCTTTGAAGCAATAGAACAATGTTTAAGGGAGCTAAGTTGCAAATCCAAGATATAACTGCTCTTCTAGACCAGGTTAATGCTAAGCTTGTCGTTTTGTTATGTCATCATAATGCAGATCCAGATGCAATTGGAGCTGCCTTTGCTTTTTCCTGCTTGCTAGAGCGTCTTCGTCCCCGTTTACGAACTGAAATTACAGCAGCAGAAGGTCCCAGCCGCCTATCGAAACATTTGCTGACTGCCTTGCCAATAAAACTAACGCCAAACCCCCAGATTGAAGAAGCTGATGCAATTGTATTATTGGATACAAATACCATTCAACAGTTGGGCGATTGGGCAGAGAGAGTTAAAGCTTCCAATTCTCCAATCATCGTAATTGATCATCACGCCAGTCACCCAGAAACAGAGCGCTTAGCAACTCTTTCTGTTTCAGATGAAAACGCATCATCCACTTGCGAAATTATCTACAGGTTTTTCATGAACATGAACGTTCGATTCACGGAGAACGAAGCCAAATCGCTTTTTTTAGGCATAGCCTTTGATACACGCCATTTTATTTTGGCAAACTCAACAACCCTCAAAATCGTTGCCGATTTGATTGATGCTGGCGTAAATGCACGGGAAGCTTTGAGTCTCCTCTCTTTGCCAATGGACGAATCTGAGCGTATAGCGCGGTTGAAGGCGTCAAAGAGGGTCAAACTTCTTAAAATCGGAAGATGGATTGTCGCTTTTTCACATGTCAGCGCCTATCAAGCCTCTGCTGCCAGAGCTTTAATTTCATTAGGCGCCCACATAGCCATTGTAGCAGGTCAGAAAGACGAAAAACTGAAGATTAGCATACGAGCTTCTCAGCAATTTTATCGTGCAGCTGGCGTGCATCTTGGCCGTGACTTGGCAAGGCCGTTAGGTGAGTATCTTCAAGGTATGGGTGGTGGTCACGCGGTTGCTGCGGGGGTTAATGGAGTTGGGGATTTGAAGGCGTGTTTTAAACGCTGTGTTAGATTGCTGAAAGATAAACTAAAAAACGCTTGACTGCACGGGCACTATTGAAACTGAAAAACAATTGGCGAGCACAGAGAATCTGAATTTATGAATATTCTAAATACGCAAATTATAGGGCAAACAAGAAACAAAATGTGGTTGTGATAAAATGGCTGAAGAAAAAAGGTACACAGCGCAAGAATCTCACAGGGGGCTTGCCGTTGACTGTTTCAATCTTGTTTAGAGCTTTTTTGATAAGAAAGGAGAGTCATAGAAGAAGATGATAAAATGGTTCATGCTGCTCGTTTTCATTGGCGCGTAATTGGAGGAGCTGTCGAGTTTGAAAGAGGTGAGGGGCAGATTTCTCGTGTATTTTCGGTTCTAAAAAAGCCTCAATCAGCACTCTACCATGCTAAGAGATGTCTAGAAATCTGCAAGGAGAATAACATTGGCGACTTTGACATTGTGTTTGCTTACGAGGCGATGGCGAGGGCGTGTGCTGTTGCTGGGGAGAAGGCAGAGTGTGAGAAGTATGTTGGTTTAGCGAGAGAGGCTGGAGAGCAGATTAAGAGCAAAGAGGATAGAGACTATTTCTTTAGTGAGCTTAAGACAGTTTCATTGTATACTGAGAAATAACTTATTGTTGCTAGCCCTTATTCCCATTCGTGTATAGGTTTATGGCATGTTATCATTTAGGGGTTGGGAGGGGCATGGTTATGTGTGTAGAGCCTTGGGATATCTATAGGTCAGGATGTTAAAGAGAAAGTTAAGGTAGTTGAACTTACGAGAAACGATGCCTCATTGCCTAAGTTGAAGTATCGGTATATGACACCAGCTATTATGACTTATCGATTTGCCATGAAGCAAACTCTTGGAAAATAGCGTTGACTCTTAAACCTCTTGGGAAAACTCTGGAAGAGAAACATGAATCTAAGCTTTTCAGGGAATACGTTGAAGAGCCAAGAGTTTTCGTTGCTGAATTAGATGGTGAGCAAGTAGGCTGGATTGAGATAGGATATCATAAGTGGAATGATAGAATGCGGGTTTAGCAGTTTTTCGTCAAAGAACAGTTTCATAGAAGAGGTATCCGAACACTGTTGATGAAGCAGGCTGTTAGGATGTCTAAGGAAAGAGGGGCAAGAATGCTGATTCTTAAAACACAAACATGCAACATTTCAGCCATCAACTTCTATATAAAACAGGGATTTGAGCTAATTGGTTTTGACACTACACATTATTCCACCAAAACATAGAAAAGAAAGAAGTTAGGCTAGAATTAGGCTTAACCTTATAGTGCTCGCAACACTATGAAACTTGAAAAATTCCTACCTTCTTCATATAATCTTTCAAATATTTGAATGTGAGGTTTCTAAGAATATTGTCCCCTTTGAGGCTGACAATAAAAGTGTCAGAAGCGGACATAAACTTCCCCCATTCAGTTTTAAGTGCACTCATTAACTCTGCATAATCAGTATAGTCTTTATGAACTGAAACGAACATTCTATCCATTCCACAACCACGCCCTGTAGAGACAAAAATTATATTTGGATACTTTGAAAGAAAAGACTTAGCCTCTGACGGCTTTTCGTCAGGAGATGTCCCATGCTTCCAATGACCAAAAGTGAACGCCATAATTTCAAAACCAAGTTTTTCGAAATTCGGAATTGCAGTGTAGTCAAGCAGCTCTTCCTTTTCTAATCCTGCTCTTCTTCTCGTAACGGTTGGCTGAGAAACCCCGATTTTCTTAGCTAGCTTTCTGTCGCTAATTTTGGAGTTCTTAACCAGCTCAAAGAGAATTTTATAGTCAACAGGCTTTAATTTTTTCATATCCGCATCAACCAACTCAGCTGAATATAAACAAAGCTTGTGTTTAAGCCTTATATAAGATTAATTGATACATCAAGGCAATTTTCTGTATCAACCATTCAAATGAGCCCGAGCACTGGCATTGAACGGAATACCCTTACCATGATTGTGCAAAAAAAGCTGATGCGCCGCGCTAGCCAAAATTAACTCCTTTTCTTTCTGAAAAGTCATACCATTTCCAAATCTCTTTAATCGCTTTCTCAGAGTATCCTTTATGCTTCAGCAAGATTCTGAAAGCAAAGATCGGTTTCATTTCGGAATTGTCACCAATCCAAATAGAAACTCGTGAACTTGACATAAAAATTCTGAATTCTAAATTCTATTTTCAAATAAGATTCAACTGACCATTCTCAAATAACTCTGCACATGCACATGAGTTTTGAGAAAACTGTTCCTTCTTTTCTTCATTATTTGGAACCGATTACCGTAGACACGCCATTTAAGAGAAAGTGCACTCATGAAAACATCTAAAGCATGACCGAATTTTAAGTGGATACTCTTGAGATTTCTTTTCTTCATTTTGTATTGTCTATTCAATGTCTCTAGAATACTATCCTTTTCTATAGCAGAAGTGCTTCTTGTTTGAGAATAAGAAATATATCTAAAGCGTTTATTTATTCATAATGGCGAGTGTGAGGCATCTATTCTAGACAAATGTCTAGAATTTTTCTTCACTTTATCTCCCCCCTCCACTCGCCACGTAATAAATGAAAACATTGGAAAAATGAAATTTTAACCTGTTCTCTTTTTTCCTTGTGGATCACTTCCGATCCTCAATGGTGAACTCAAGCAACTTCTTCAGAAGATTGGCCAGCTACTCTTAAAATTCGTTTTTAGTGGTTCGATAATGATTTTGCTCTGTGTGTATATTATGATTCTAGCGGTGTTGCTATTATAGATTTAGCCAGAATTGTGCAGGGTAGATATAATCTATGCAAAGATAGAAGATGTGTGCAAAAAATATAATAGTCTGTGAGATATAATGAATTTCGGAGAAAGGAAAAATGAAAAAGGCAATGTTAGTAATAGTACAGACTCTGCTTTTGATCAGTATTTTGACGATGGTGTTTGAAATACGACAGATGAGGGCTTCTGATAGCCCGCAAATATGGTACGTAGGTCCCACAAAGCCTCCAACATACCCAGATTTTGCTACGATACAAGAGGCGATAAACAACGCTAGTGTGAAGCCAGGGGATATAATTGAAGTTATGGAAAATGACACGTCTCCTTACTATGAGCATGTGGTTGTGAACAAGTCTTTGACAATTAGGAATTATGATACTCATCAGCCCGTTATCAATGGTCGGGGGTACGGAGCTGTGGTTAATATAACTGCACCAAACGTTGTGATCAACAATTTAAAGATACAGAATGGTGACTATGGTTTATTCATATTTTATTCGAGTAACATTACTTTGAGAAATAACGAGATAATTGGCAACACATGGAATTTCGCAGTAGAAGGCCTGTCTACACACATTGACCATTTCATCCAAGACATCGACGAGTCAAATACCGTTGACGGGAAACGAATTTGTTACTTTGTAGATCAGCAGGACAAGTCAATTCCCAAGGATGCTGGATATGTAGCTATTGTAAATTCGAGAAACATTACCGCAGAGAATTTATGCCTCAAAAGTAACTACCGAGGCACATTAGTGGTGAATTCTACAATTGTAACCATACAAAACATAACCTTTGAAAATCACCACAAATGTGTATCGGTGATAAAGTCTACAAGTGTAACCATACAAGACTTGGAGCTCCTAGAGCCTATGTATTCCGTTAGTAATTGGCAAGGAATACAACTTATCACTAGTAGCAATTCTAAAGTCCAAAATGTGGCTGTATCACATCATACTCATGGTGGAATTGCAATTTGGTTGGCGGGTTCAGAAAACAATAGCATTATGAACAATAAACTGTTTAGCCAATCCGATGTGATGGGAGGCATATGGCTGGGTTATTCAGATGGCAATTATATCATTGATAATGTAATAACAAACAGTACGTCTTATGGGAAATATACATTGTGCATTGTGCTGGAGCAGTCTCATAACAACGTAATCGCTAGCAACCACCTCTCAACATTAACAGAGCTTCCACATCATACGTTAGTTTTTTCAAATTCAAATGGAACAATTCTTCATCACAACAACTTTGCAAGCTACAAACACACAATCTTGAATTTCACGTCATTCAATACTAGCTGGGATAATGGTTTAGAAGGCAATTACTGGAGTGACTATGAAGGACAGGATGACGGAAGCGGAGGAAGAATCCTTGGTGACGGAATTGGTGACACAAAGATACCTCATCACGGAGACAATTACCCGCTAATAGAACCATGGAGTGCCAAAAGAATATTTTGCCGACAAGTGATTTCGTTGAGTGGGAAACTTATTGATACAGCTCAAGCGATTTTTACAACTAGTGACTGCACTTTAGCTTCGTTCAAATTTAACAGAACCCTCAAACAAATCAGCTTAAAAGCTACAGCAGGCTACTCTGGGATCTTAAACATAACGATTCCTAGGGACTGGCTAGACGGCCCATTCAAAGTTCTTGTTAACGGATCTGAAGTAGAAATTCTTCCGCCGGAAGCCAATGACACCTATACTTTCATAAACATTACTTACGTGAGAGGCCGCTACACTCTAGACATTGTAGGAAAAGAACTTGGAGGTTTCCCAGGCGACTATGACGGAGATGGTCAGGTTACTATCTACGATGTAGTAAAAGTCACCGGCAACTATGGAGCAAAAGAACCATAACAAGCGAATCCCTTTTTTCTCTAACATCGAAATTCACTATTCCCTGCTCTAATACACTGAACACATACGCGTCAAAAAGAGCAAATACTACGGAAACCGAAAAATAGTTGACTCTGTTTTAAGTAGCTACTCTTAAATGAAAGAAAGTTTGGCAGTTAAGTGAGCGACCTAGGTTGGCAGTCATCGAAACTAAAGACTTAACATATACGTATCCAAACGCTACAAAACCCGCTATCCACGGAGTCTCATTAAAAATCGAAAAAGGTGAGTTCGTCATCCTTACAGGTCCAAGCGGATGTGGAAAAACCACTCTCTGCCGATGTTTTAACGGTTTGATCCCCCACTTCTACCAAGGAGAGCTAACAGGCGAAATCCAAGTCGCTGGCTTAAACGTTGCAGGCAATCCAATTCACAAGCTTACCCTTCATGTTGGACTAGTATTCCAAAACCCCGAAAACCAGTTGTTTGCCCTATCAGTTGAAAAAGACGTCGCTTTCGGGCTGGAAAACCTCGGTGTTCCACGAGAGGATATGCAGAAGCAAGTAGACTGGGCGCTAGAGACCAGTGGCATTTATAACCTGCGTGAGAGAGCACCTGACGAGCTTTCTGGAGGACAGCAGCAACGAGTAGCTATTGCAAGCATCATTGCCATGCGTCCTGAAATCATGGTGCTAGACGAGCCAACCTCTTTCCTAGATCCTATGGGCGCTGAAAAAATCTTCGAAGTTATAGATAAGCTGAATAAATCTTTAGGCATTACAGTAATTTTAGTTGAACACCGGCTGGATTTAGCGGCAAGATATGCAAACCATGTTATTGTAATGGATAAAGGAAAAATTATCTTAGATGGTGAACCTAGAACGGTTTTAGGCTCTCAAAAAGCCCGTTTACTAGGAGTTGGGATACCGAAAGCAACAAGACTGTACCAAATTCTCGAAGAGGAAAATGGACTGAAAACGGATAACGTGCCAGTAACGTCCGAGGAGATTGTAAAGCTTTTGCGCGAGGTTTTGAAAACATGATAAAAGTCAAAGACGTTTACTTCACTTATCCAACCGGCGTTGAAGCGTTGAAAGGAGTCTCTCTAACAATAAGAGATGGCGAATTCATAGCCATAATGGGTCAAAACGGCGCTGGAAAAACAACGTTAATAAAACATTTCAACGGGCTGCTGAAACCCACAAAGGGAGAGGTTTTGGTTGGCAGCGTAAATACGAAAACTACAAGCGTGGCTAGACTCGCGCGAAACGTAGGGTTTGTCTTCCAAAATCCCGACAACCAACTTTTCTGTGAAACCGTAGAAGAAGAAGTTGCCTTCGCCCTCAAAAACTTCGGCTACAAAGACACCACATTAAAAAAGAGAGTGACATGGGCTCTGAACCTGTTAGGGCTTACGGAATACCGGAAAACCTCGCCTTTCATGCTTAGCGGAGGCGAAAGAAAACGTGTTGCTCTAGCGTCGGTGCTTGCTTGGAACCCTAAAGTTGTGGTAATGGACGAACCTACAATAGGACAAGACTACCAGCAAAAGGAAATACTTCGCCAATTTATAATCCAACTGAACACGCAAGGAAAAACCGTTGTAGTAGTCACTCACGATGTGGAGTTCGTAGCGGAATGTAACCCCCGCGTAATACTAATGTCTGAAGGAAAAATCGTCGCAGACGGTGTCGGAAAAAAAGTGCTCACAGATATTGACCGTTTAACTCAAGCTTCTATAGTGCTGCCGCAAGTAGCTCAGATATTTATGGGTTTAACAGATTTTGGGCTACCAACAGATGTAATTGACCTTTACGAAGCAAGAGAAATCCTGATGAAACGGCTGGGTGAGAAATGAGCGTTTTTGACGGTTTAAAGTTCAGAAGAGTTACGTCTCCCATCCACATGCTAGACCCGCGAATCAAGTTTCTTTATGTCTGCTCAATTTTCGTGGTCGCAATACTCTTTTGGGAATTACTTCCCCTAATCATCTTATTTCTAATGCAAATTCCGTTTGTTCTTTTGGCGCGTGTTCAGAAAGAATGGGTACGCTCTCTGAGAGGAGCAGCGTTTCTAGCTGTAATTATTTTCAGTACTAACCTTTTTTTCAGGTTTATGTATACAGGTTATCCAACGCTTCAGGACATTGAATATGCTTCAGCAATGACACTGCGCTTCGTAGTACTTGTCGAATCCTTCTCAGTATTCTTTCTAACAACTTCGCCAGACCATTTGGGTTTGGCTTTGGAGCAAAGCCACGTTCCATACGAGTTTTGCTTCGCCTTCACCACTGCCGTAAGGTTTGTTCCAGTCTTGGCTGATGAAGCCCAAACGATTATGGATGCTCAGAAAGCTCGGGGGCTGGAGCTTGAAAAAGGAAACTTTTTGAAGAGAATAAGAAACTACATTCCAATTCTCATCCCCCTAATCATCAGTGCCATTCGCAGAAGTCTAGAGCTCGCAGAAGCTATGGAATCGAGAGCTTGGGGCGCCATCGAAAAGCGCACTAACCTGTACGTTTTGAAAATGAGAAAAGCTGACTATTTGCTAATCTTAGCTTCCATTCTTATATTGATAATCGGTGTTTACATACGGTATTATGTGCCTACACCGTCATTTTCAGACCTTTTAAAGCTGTAAGTCTCCGCAAAAACTCTTATTGTTAAACTAGCTGGCTACCACAAGATTTTTAATAAGTAAAAAAGTATGCCTCTCCCGGCGAAAAAGCTTGAAAATGCTGAAAGCCGCAGCCCGAGAACTCCTTGCTGGCGCACAAAAAGCCATAGAAGCACTAGATTCTGAACAAGTGGAAAAAATGTTGCAAATGATAATCGAAGCCCAAAAAGAGAAAATCTTCGTTGTAGGAGTGGGTAGAAGCGGATTTGTCGGCCGTTCCTTCGCGTTGCGTTTGATGAATCTAGGATTCAACGTATATTTCTTAGGCGAAACCATAACACCAGCCGGCGGAAAAAATGACTTGGTTATCGCCATCTCAGGCACCGGCATGACGAAGATGGTGCTAACTGCAAGCACGGCTGCAAAGGATATTAGTGCAAAGGTTATAGCCGTTACCACTTATGCAAAGTCTCCCCTAGGAGACATAGCAGATCACATTGTTGTTCTTACCGGTCGAACGAAGATGGGTTGGCCTAGAGAAGAAGACTATCTTTCAAGGCAGATTTTGGGCGAACGTGAACCTCTGAGCCCTCTTGGTAGTATCTTTGAAAATAACTGTACGATATTTCTTGACAGTCTTATTGTAGAACTTATGTATCGCTTAAATAAGACTGAGGAAGAATTAAGGCGGAAGCATGCGACAATAGAATAGAGGCGGATGCAATGCGAGCTAAATGGAAAAAGAAAAGAAAAAGGCGAGAGAAAAAGAAGCGACAGCGGCGAAGAGAGAGATACAAGTAATCCTTAGTTTTTTCGCTTAGCGCTTAGTTATTGAAAGAAACGAAATTTGTCTTCTCAAGGTCATGTATAAACTTCAGTACGTGCTCCAGCTTGGTTACGCTGTATTCCGCTGACACTGCTTTCGCAATCTCATAGACTGTGCGTTTTCCATCCATAAAGTTAAAGATTTCATACGTCTTCTTTCTAAAATCTTCGTCTTTCTTTCCAATCTCTTCATACAATTCATACTCTTTCTCGCCCAATGCTCTCTTCAAAGCGTCTGCGTTGAAAGTGCCTTTGAACAATCGTTTTGGGGTTAGACTTTTTGCCTCTCTTACTGCCTCAGTTTCTTCTAGTTGCACAGGAAGTGTAATGCCCGCTGTTTTCGTGGCGTGGGCCAAGGTTTCTTCGAATCGTGCAATTTCAAGTCGACCGTACTGTTTTACGTCTTTCACATATTTTGCGGTGAGGTTTTCAAACTCAGGACTGCTTCCCAGCCTTTCCGCCGATTTTACTGCCTTTTTTTCGCGCCAAACTAAATGCTCCATCTTGTTCTTGAAGTTGAACGCTGTTTTGGCAAGGTTTTTTGCTGACTCGTTGGGGTTTAGGTTTTTCCTCTTCTTGAACAAACCTGTAAATGCTTCCTTGCTTGCTTCTTGCAATCTAGCTATTCCTCCCAACCTTGCTAGATTTGCCATGAAAATCGCATCTTCAACTGTAGCGTTGGCAAGAGTTAAGGCAGCAACCGTGGCTATCCAGCCTACACGTTTTAAGCTGTTTTCGCTGACTTTGTCGATTGAATCCATGCTTGTATGGTAGTACAGGTCTGGCCACTGAAGCAACATAATGCACGGGACACTGAAGGTGGAGTCGTTGAATTCTGCATGGTCACTTCCACCGCTGAAGGCATTAATTGAATATCGGAATGTTGATGCTGAACCGAAGACTGTCTTGGGGTCGAACTCTTCCGCTGAGTGTTCTATGAGGCTGAAAACGTAATCGTTAAGGTATGATGGATTAGAATCTGGCGTCTTGTCTAGATTGAGTGTGGATTTGCAAAGCTCTTGATTTTGTCCTACCATGTCAAGGTTTATGCCCGCAACCAACTTGGATGCCAAATCTTGATGATGGTACAGATAGGCGATTGTACCGAAAGTTTCTGGCACCCAAAGAAATCGTATGGTTCTTGCCGGTTTTTCGATTTTGCCCGATTTTATCAATGTTTGTATGGTGCGGGCGATTTCCAGAAGTAAGCCGCTGCCTGAGGCGTTGTCGTTGGCGCTTGGTTTTGGGTGGCAAAGATGGGCAATGAGGAAGATTGTTTCATTTGGCTTTGAGCTGCCTTGTATTATGGTTGTTACTATGTCTAGGTTGCCTGGGAACAGTTTCGCGTCGACTTTAGCTTTTAACATAACAGGTTTGTCGCCGCTGAGTAAGGCTCGCAGGTGGTTTCCTTGTCGTTTGCTGAGCGAAAAGCCGAAAGTTACTTTGTCTTGTTCTTTTTTTGTAGGCCATATTGACTGGTAGGCATGAGCGTCGGGTATGTCAACGCTTTCTCGAACATTTTTCATCTCATGTGTTATGGTGTCTGTGATGACGCCGGCGGCGCCGTACTTGTAAACCGCTTGTTCGTGAACTTGTTTTGCTCTGCCAGTTGCTAAAACGAATTTGTCCTTTACATCTTTTCCCTCATAATGTTTAGGCTTCGTTCCTTCGCCTACGTCAACTAGCTCGGCTGTGATGCCTTCGGGTGGTGTGGATTTGCTGTAGGTGTGAAGACATGTAGGCGTGTCTTCGTATCTGATGATTAGCTTCTTTTTAGGTTCAACCAAGTGCAGTTCGGCGGTTTTGACTTCCCAGCCAATTGGAGAAGTATAGGTCCAATATTTTGTGGCGCCGTCAGAAGTGAATTGTTCGATTTTGGCATTTTCAAAACCGAGACTCCGCAGTGTGTCTCTGACGTATTCTGCAGCTTCGTGGAACGTTGTGGAGGCTTGAATTCGGTGGAAACAGGTGATTTGGGCTACGTAGGATTTAGCGACTTCTCCTGAAAGTTCATCTTTCACTATCTTTTCGAGTTCTGCTTTCACAGAAAAACCCTTCTATTGATTTCTTCATATGCACAGTCGCATGCTTAAGATTTTTGCAAAAAGAAAAAAAAGAAAAGAAAGCTGCTACTTCGGCCTCGTCATTTGTATGTCTTTTGCCAGAACATACGGCGACAAGGATGGCGGTTCGGCTTCAAGCCACCAATGCACATGCTGTCTTTCTTTTGACATGCCTGTGATTTGACTTAGTAACCTAAGAGCGTTGTCGCTTAGCCGCAAATCTTTCCATGACTGCTTGATTTCACCGTTTTCTATTAGAAATATGCCGTCTCTGGGAATTGTGGAAAAGTCTCCTGTGGCGTAGTTTTGGAATCTGGTATACCACGTGTTAGTCAAGTATAAGCCACGTTTCACTTCGCCAAAAAGCTCCTCTCTACTAATGTCGCCTGAGTCCATTTCAATGTTCCACGGTATCGGCTGTACCAATCCAGCGTTACCTGTTGTTTTGGTCTTGAAGATTTTTGCAGTTGACGTGTTGTGTAAATATGTTTTAAGCACACCGTGATCGATGAACACGTTTTCCTGTATAGGAAAACCTTCGGCATCAAAAACACGGTTGCTAACTGAGTATTCGGCAGGGTTGTCTCGCAATGTCACCATATCAGACGCGACTTTCTGGCCAAGTTTTTTCACAAACACTGACAATTGGATCATAACGCTATACGCAGATGCCATTGTACCCCAAGTGCCAAGCATTGAACCGAAAAACAGCGGGTCAAAGATAACATTAAACTTGCCCTCTTCTCCTTGTTTTGGGTTCTTAGCCAACCTTGCTATTTTGCCCGCTTTCTCTCCAGCTCTGAAAGGCTTGAAATCTCTCAATGAGGAACAGCATTCTACGCCGTGACCTGAGGCGTCAATCTGCGAAAAGGCTCTGATTGACAACTCGATTGCTGATCTTGCATCTTGGCCAGTTGGTCCTTCAGAAGAGGCAAGGTAAACGTCTTCGTACTTTGCGTAGAGGATTCCTCCCGTGTTTACCTCTACACCAGCTTCCTTCTTGGCGGCTTCTATGGCTTCGAATACGTATTCGGCAGGGTCTTCTAGTTCTTGCAGCTTTTTATCTGCTGTAGGTTTTAAGTAATTGAATGTACCCTTAGCTATTCCGCCGTACATCGGGTTTTCCTTCGAAACCTTAGCCAACTTGAATAACTGTTCCATGATTTTGTCTGTGTTTTGGAAGTTTCGAATTTGGGTTGCGACTAATCGTTTGTTCCATGTGAGGGCGACATCTGTTACGTAGTTGTTCCACGCCACAGCGATATCTATTTGGTTGTTACTGAATCGTGTCTGTCTGTGCCGTCCAAAGACGGTTTTGGCGAGAACTTCGTCTGCACCAAGGGCTTTTCCCTTCTTTACTATGGCTTCTGTTTTCGCTAATACTTCGCTCA from Candidatus Bathyarchaeota archaeon encodes:
- a CDS encoding energy-coupling factor transporter transmembrane protein EcfT; translated protein: MSVFDGLKFRRVTSPIHMLDPRIKFLYVCSIFVVAILFWELLPLIILFLMQIPFVLLARVQKEWVRSLRGAAFLAVIIFSTNLFFRFMYTGYPTLQDIEYASAMTLRFVVLVESFSVFFLTTSPDHLGLALEQSHVPYEFCFAFTTAVRFVPVLADEAQTIMDAQKARGLELEKGNFLKRIRNYIPILIPLIISAIRRSLELAEAMESRAWGAIEKRTNLYVLKMRKADYLLILASILILIIGVYIRYYVPTPSFSDLLKL
- the hxlB gene encoding 6-phospho-3-hexuloisomerase, which codes for MLKAAARELLAGAQKAIEALDSEQVEKMLQMIIEAQKEKIFVVGVGRSGFVGRSFALRLMNLGFNVYFLGETITPAGGKNDLVIAISGTGMTKMVLTASTAAKDISAKVIAVTTYAKSPLGDIADHIVVLTGRTKMGWPREEDYLSRQILGEREPLSPLGSIFENNCTIFLDSLIVELMYRLNKTEEELRRKHATIE
- a CDS encoding PqqD family peptide modification chaperone; this encodes MKAELEKIVKDELSGEVAKSYVAQITCFHRIQASTTFHEAAEYVRDTLRSLGFENAKIEQFTSDGATKYWTYTSPIGWEVKTAELHLVEPKKKLIIRYEDTPTCLHTYSKSTPPEGITAELVDVGEGTKPKHYEGKDVKDKFVLATGRAKQVHEQAVYKYGAAGVITDTITHEMKNVRESVDIPDAHAYQSIWPTKKEQDKVTFGFSLSKRQGNHLRALLSGDKPVMLKAKVDAKLFPGNLDIVTTIIQGSSKPNETIFLIAHLCHPKPSANDNASGSGLLLEIARTIQTLIKSGKIEKPARTIRFLWVPETFGTIAYLYHHQDLASKLVAGINLDMVGQNQELCKSTLNLDKTPDSNPSYLNDYVFSLIEHSAEEFDPKTVFGSASTFRYSINAFSGGSDHAEFNDSTFSVPCIMLLQWPDLYYHTSMDSIDKVSENSLKRVGWIATVAALTLANATVEDAIFMANLARLGGIARLQEASKEAFTGLFKKRKNLNPNESAKNLAKTAFNFKNKMEHLVWREKKAVKSAERLGSSPEFENLTAKYVKDVKQYGRLEIARFEETLAHATKTAGITLPVQLEETEAVREAKSLTPKRLFKGTFNADALKRALGEKEYELYEEIGKKDEDFRKKTYEIFNFMDGKRTVYEIAKAVSAEYSVTKLEHVLKFIHDLEKTNFVSFNN
- a CDS encoding TldD/PmbA family protein gives rise to the protein MSEVLAKTEAIVKKGKALGADEVLAKTVFGRHRQTRFSNNQIDIAVAWNNYVTDVALTWNKRLVATQIRNFQNTDKIMEQLFKLAKVSKENPMYGGIAKGTFNYLKPTADKKLQELEDPAEYVFEAIEAAKKEAGVEVNTGGILYAKYEDVYLASSEGPTGQDARSAIELSIRAFSQIDASGHGVECCSSLRDFKPFRAGEKAGKIARLAKNPKQGEEGKFNVIFDPLFFGSMLGTWGTMASAYSVMIQLSVFVKKLGQKVASDMVTLRDNPAEYSVSNRVFDAEGFPIQENVFIDHGVLKTYLHNTSTAKIFKTKTTGNAGLVQPIPWNIEMDSGDISREELFGEVKRGLYLTNTWYTRFQNYATGDFSTIPRDGIFLIENGEIKQSWKDLRLSDNALRLLSQITGMSKERQHVHWWLEAEPPSLSPYVLAKDIQMTRPK